From the Corvus cornix cornix isolate S_Up_H32 chromosome 21, ASM73873v5, whole genome shotgun sequence genome, the window AAGTTTGAGTTCTTTGTTTGAGCGTGGAATGTTTGAAATGGGgaggaaaatcagttttaaaaatattggaaTGCAGGGTTTAAATATTCCAAGGAAATCAGGGGGGGAAATattccctttaaaataatttggccTCACCCTCAGTTGATTTTGTTTCCCAGGTGgaattttccagggaaaagaaagggtaAAAGTGGATGAAACAATGTGAAAATGGAAGTTATTCTGGGAGTAAATGGATTTCTTTGCAATTTTCCTGGGAAATAAAGGGTGAGGTGGataaaataacaggaaaattGATGTTAGGTTGGGAATAAATGGATTTCTTTGCAATTTTCCTGGGAAATAAAGGAGATGATGCTGGGAATAAATTCCTTTTACTTGTGACTTCCTTGGGAAAAACCTGGATATGGAGGAGTTTCAAGGGGCAGTGGTTGGGGCAGAGTTAATTCCTTGTttattctggaattctgtgtcatgggaagggaagggaagtctctgacatttatttttatttatttttatttcacccTCTCTGGAATTTCTGAAGGAGCTCCAAGGTTGTCAGAAATCCCCCaaatttcagctctgctgaaaagaaaccaaataaaaatcaaattctcCATCAGAGCTTCCACCCTGATCCCTGAAATGTCAGGAAATACAAATTCAATCCTCAAAAATCAGGAATTTCCACTCCAGGAAATTCAAGTTTTGTCCAAAATGTAACAGAACAAAATTCAGAGGAACAAGaacattcagaaaagaaaagattcCAATACAGGAATAGCAATTTTTTAGAGTTAAttgttggtattttttaattctgaggTGATTATAGGAAGTCTCAGCAGCTTGAGAGGTTTTGAAGTGAAACTTCATGTAttccttcatttatttaatttatttagtaAAGCAAGGAATGCttcaatgtttatttttgcacataatttaaagaaatcactggaaaataaagcagattttctgAGTTTATGCCATTGCCAGATCTAAATAATTCAGTACTAATTCTTCAAGAGATGAGCAGAGAATATAATGAACAAttaatttctgattaaaaaataaaattctttttattttaatttattttaatttaaattattctggaaTTACCAAAAAGCTCAAGAATGGCACATGGATAATTTTGCTGGAtgccaaaataaattaaattagtgTGGTTCACACTCAGGTCTAGGAAAGCTGAGGGGagaattttaataataatagaaaaaatataaaatattgaggaaggaaaaaccaaaaagaaactctttaaataaacaaacagctacaaaaaataaagataaatctGCTCCTGGGTcgttttattttcattaaaccCAAAATTCCCACTCTGAGAGTTGCAATAAAACCcaaaatccaaataatttctCAGCAGATTGACATATTCTCCCCAAAATCTGAAATCGGGCTCCTCATCTGATTTCCCCGAGAGGAAAATGATCCCAGAATGGCTTTGAAGTGTAAAACAACCCCATAAAACCTTCGGAGATGATGGCAGAAATCGGGAATTTAATCCTGAGCAGGTGGGAAAGAGCCTTTGATTACTCCTGCTAATTGTTAAACTCATTTATTGTTCCAAAAGTGCTTCAGATTTGGCTCCAAAGATGAATTTTGGATGGTTTCAATTCTAAAATTGTAATGATTCACTCATTTAGAACACACATTTGGATGACTCCAAATAACCTTAAAAGGTCTTTTTCAggtaaaatggaaattaaaactattatttttttttttctggctttttccaCAAACTATGTGGGATTAGGGAATCATCAAGGCTGGAAAAGTCCAACCTTTGGACACCACAAAATGCCACTTCCAGTTGTTTGCTCTCTCCCAAATGATTCCATTTACCTCTAAAatatcccccccaaaaaaggagattaaagatattttttatgAATTTGGGAATTTCCCAGGGAGCTGCGATTGGAATCCAAGGGCTCTCCTTGGAGAGAAAGGGaattaaaggaaaagggaaatccAAGGGAATTCAAAGCAATTCCCAAGGATGTGGGAAAAGCTCCTGTggtgttttccagctggagCAAAACTTGGGATAACCTGAGATGGAACCAAGATCCCCCAATCACTGAGGTTGGGAATGATCCCTAAAACCATGGAATATCCACCCCCATGGAGTGTATCCATCATTTCTGGGTGAGCTTTTCCAGGCTCCAATCTCAGCTGCAGGTCCAGCATTTCTCCAGGAATTTTCCTAGGGATCAAACCcacttttttggggggggggagggagggggcagtGAGGAGTCAAAATCCCAACGGGAACAACTTCCACGGAGCCAGTTCTGGATGGAATTGGATAAACCCCACATGGATCTGCACTTCTGATCCAGCTTCAAATAATGGCTTGGATCCCCAAaaattccagccctgcctgatcCTTGTTTTTCAAGGATGTTCCAGCACCTCCTGGGtgtaaaaatgacatttaagcaGCTTATTTTTCCTATAGAGAATACACTGGcaataattataaataaatattcacattACAAGTATTTATAATCACATTTCCAGACAACACTGATGAAGCCCAGATGGCAAATGGATGGTTAAAAAAATGGAGATTTGCTGTCTTCTTGGTAAATTCCTGGTTTGGAATAGGATTCTTTTGGGAAAAAGACATTCCCTGCTAATCCCGAAGCATGCATTAGGATGGATGCTAATAATAATTTAGTTTAACATGCTAAAATAATTGagttttgcagtattttaattttgttttaggAGGAAGTCAAAGCCttgttgaaatttttaaaatagaaaaatcctCTGCAGAAGATTTCTAATCCTcaataattaattaaagcaccagaataacaaaaaaaaccactccaTACTTGATCCCTTTGGTCTGAATTCCTAATTTTGCTAAGAAGCAAAACTAAAGAGATATTGGcaccttttttaaaaggaatttttctttgccatttgtCTCCTCCAGACACTGAGCTGGGAAGGAACGGAATGGGAATGAAAGTGCAGAGTGCAACAAAACACCAGAACTGGTcacaaaaagacattttaaaaaaagaacttttacATGTACAAAGTAAAAACTGCTCCCACtgcaagagctgcagctggcacaggggaCTGGAGTagcactgggaaaaatattggGCGTTTTGGAGCAGCTGCCACTCAAAAATGCTTGAATGGCAGGTGCAGCTGAAGGTCTggagataaataaataatgtctGAGTCCTGTGGGACCTCTGCCAGTGCCAGGGTTATTCTGGTGTAGCCAGGACTGAGGGACAAAAATCCCATTTGTGGATGTGTCCCTTCAATTAATTCAATTTTAGTTCCTCTCCAAGGTGTTTTTTGGAGAGAATGAGAGAATCCCCCCAGTTTTCGGCACCTAAATGTGACTTTTTAGTGtcctgaaaagagaaataaagtggAATTTTTGGGGTGGAGGAACCCATTTCTCTTGACTACACCAAGTTCACTTTTATACCTGAAGTGCCCACCTTTGGGCAATGTTTTTGGAACTTCCACTGATCAATTCCTGCTCAtttatattagaaataaatataaatctgAAGTCTGCAATGTcttggagcagccagggagTTACTGACTGTTGGAGGGAAATGTTTCTTGTGGAGGATGAGCTAAAAAACAACACCTGGAAGCTTTGCAGGAGGACAGTGCTCccaaaataagagaataaacTCTGCATCTGCCAAATACCCACCTCAGCCACCTCCCTAAATACATTTCTGTAGCTGCCAGATCATTTATGTACACATTGcctttaaaacagcaaaaagcttCGAGAGAAATTAACAGATTTAGTAACTCCCTTCCCTGCCAAAgacagctctccctgcaggtaTCCCAGGAAAAACGGGATTAccttttcctgcctgtggcaATAACATGTTTCCTCTGGCACCAACAGCTCCACTGGGCTCCTCCCTCCGTGCCAAGCTGGCACTTCCTTGCCAAGGAATCAACAGTGGCCTCATTTCAGTGTTATCAGCATAAAAGCCTGGCATGATCTTTAGCAAATAAACCTCAGAATCTGTTCAAAATCTCCCAGCAACTTTTCATTCCAGTTCTCTCCTCGTTTTCCCTACTATCGTGTTTTGCCCCCTTTTATTTGCCTTCAGTCCTGGCATTTGAGACTTTTCTGTGCATTCTGtcacctattttttttttaagcatctcTAACCATGCCACGTCAGCAGCTCCCGGGAAGTCCCAGGGTGACAGAATGAGTCGTGCAAAATCTTTTTAAGAGTAATTGACCCCTCGTTAATGGGATTCTCCCCGTGTAACAGCAACCAAGAGTCCATCATCGCTTCGCCTCCTCCTTCCTGAGGCTTTCAGGGGATGCCATCCTTcctctggcagcactgggagggagGCACTCCCCAGTCGTACATGTAGGAAAGCCTGAGTTTAACCTCCTCCTTACAGAGCTTCCCTTCCTTCGCCAGCGTCTGGTGCTTCTCCAGCATGTCCTCGATGCTCTGCTTGTGAGTCACTATGTATTTATTGTTGCAGCCCCGCGATTTGTACTCGGTGTCGAAGCGGGGGTCGTGCACTCTCTTCACATCGATGGGCGCCAGCCACACCCCCAGGGACACGTCCTCGCTCTGCCACAGGTTCAGGTAGTCCCTGCTGAGCCGCAGGTAGCGCACCAGGTCGGCGGAGATCACGTAGCCGCCGCCCAGCGCGTAGGGCAGGTAATAATCACACAGCACCCAGGCGCTCTCCTTCCATTTCCCCCCGGATTTCACCCGCCCGCGGCCCGAGAAGAAGCCCCAGTAGAGGCGCCGCGGCTCCTTGGCCCTCAGCTCCTCCACCAGCACATCCAAGCGCACGAAGGTGTCGTCGTCAGCCTTGAGGGCGAACTGGAAGTCCAGGTGCGCATCCAGCCACACGTAGGTGGCCAGCACCTTGGCCGTGAGGTTCTCGTAGGAGTCGCGCAGctccggcagcagcagcaggtcccGGTGCcggctctgctccagctccaggctccGCAGCTCCTCCGCGCCCAGCCCCGCCGTGCCCACCACGAAGCGGCTCCAGACGTGCCCGTGAGGCGCCTGCCGCGCCGCCGCCATCCAGGTGCTGCGGATGATGCTGCGCCGCTCGCTGTACTTGGGGCCGCTCATCACCACCACGGCCACGAAGGCGCTGCCCTcaggggcgggcgggggcgcggcgcggGCCCCCCGGCCGGGCTGGCTGTGCGGGAGCGCGGGGGGCGCGGGTAGCGGGCGCAGCCCCTCCGAGGTGCACTTGGCGAGGTAGAGCAGGACGGCGGCGCAGAGCGAGAGCCCGCCGAGCCCCAGCGCGGGTGCGGTGCCGGCTCAGCCGCCGCAGCGCCTTCATGGCCGCGGGGGCCCCTCACGGCCGGCGCCGCGGCCGCGCCCACCGCGTGTAGGCGGGAACGGCGGTACGGCCGCCGGGAGGG encodes:
- the B3GALT6 gene encoding LOW QUALITY PROTEIN: beta-1,3-galactosyltransferase 6 (The sequence of the model RefSeq protein was modified relative to this genomic sequence to represent the inferred CDS: deleted 1 base in 1 codon); translation: MKALRRLSRHRTALGLGGLSLCAAVLLYLAKCTSEGLRPLPAPPALPHSQPGRGARAAPPPAPEGSAFVAVVVMSGPKYSERRSIIRSTWMAAARQAPHGHVWSRFVVGTAGLGAEELRSLELEQSRHRDLLLLPELRDSYENLTAKVLATYVWLDAHLDFQFALKADDDTFVRLDVLVEELRAKEPRRLYWGFFSGRGRVKSGGKWKESAWVLCDYYLPYALGGGYVISADLVRYLRLSRDYLNLWQSEDVSLGVWLAPIDVKRVHDPRFDTEYKSRGCNNKYIVTHKQSIEDMLEKHQTLAKEGKLCKEEVKLRLSYMYDWGVPPSQCCQRKDGIP